From the genome of Lysobacterales bacterium, one region includes:
- a CDS encoding Hsp20/alpha crystallin family protein, with amino-acid sequence MSLSRYHWNLAPAIRDEFKQAFDAFNKLATLDESDQSDVVTSQWAPRVDIKEETGRFVILADIPGVDPKDIEISMEKGILSIRGERGSEKVEETERFTRMERSRGLFYRRFALPDSADAEGIRATGRHGVLEIVIPKRPETTPRRISVE; translated from the coding sequence CCCCGGCCATCCGGGACGAGTTCAAACAGGCGTTCGACGCCTTCAACAAGCTCGCCACGCTGGACGAGTCGGACCAGTCCGACGTCGTCACCAGCCAGTGGGCGCCCCGGGTGGACATCAAGGAGGAGACCGGCCGATTCGTGATTCTGGCCGACATCCCCGGCGTCGACCCCAAGGACATCGAGATCTCGATGGAAAAGGGCATCCTGTCGATCAGGGGCGAGCGCGGCAGCGAAAAGGTCGAGGAGACCGAGCGCTTCACCCGGATGGAGCGCTCGCGTGGCCTGTTCTACCGCCGGTTCGCACTGCCCGACTCGGCCGATGCCGAGGGCATCCGCGCCACCGGCCGCCACGGCGTGCTGGAGATCGTCATCCCCAAGCGCCCGGAGACCACGCCGCGCCGCATCTCGGTGGAGTGA
- a CDS encoding DnaJ domain-containing protein encodes MQFHDYYRELGVKPDDSEATIKQAYRRLARKYHPDVSKEADAETRFKAINEAWEVLRDKDRRAAYDDLRAGYRDGQQFRPPPDWNGGGFGAPGEGAGDFSDFFESLFGRGQGRTGGARGRPRKPAALRATLELPLEQVAQGGSQRITLAGRTLDVRIPAGIAAGQTIRLSGQGPDGADVLLEIALAPHPQFEVDGRDLLGRVAVRPWQAALGAEVPVPTLAGIVRLRVPAGTPSGRRLRLKGRGLPGDPPGDHFVRIEIDAPAAASAEQRQAWQALAQAYGEPVDA; translated from the coding sequence ATGCAGTTCCATGACTACTACCGGGAGCTGGGCGTCAAGCCCGACGACAGCGAGGCCACCATCAAGCAGGCCTATCGCCGGCTCGCCCGCAAGTACCACCCGGACGTCAGCAAGGAAGCCGACGCGGAGACCCGGTTCAAGGCCATCAACGAGGCCTGGGAGGTGCTGCGCGACAAGGATCGCAGGGCCGCCTACGACGACCTGCGCGCCGGCTACCGCGATGGCCAGCAGTTCCGCCCGCCGCCGGACTGGAACGGTGGCGGTTTCGGCGCGCCGGGCGAGGGTGCCGGGGATTTCAGCGACTTCTTCGAAAGCCTTTTCGGGCGCGGTCAGGGCCGCACGGGTGGCGCCCGTGGTCGGCCGCGCAAGCCAGCGGCCCTGCGGGCGACGCTGGAGTTGCCGCTCGAGCAGGTCGCCCAGGGCGGCAGCCAGCGCATCACCCTGGCCGGCCGGACCCTTGATGTGCGCATCCCGGCCGGTATCGCCGCCGGCCAGACCATCCGCCTCTCCGGACAGGGTCCGGACGGTGCGGATGTCCTGCTGGAGATCGCGCTGGCACCGCATCCTCAGTTCGAGGTCGACGGTCGCGACCTGCTCGGCCGGGTCGCGGTGCGGCCCTGGCAGGCGGCCCTTGGTGCCGAGGTTCCGGTGCCCACCCTGGCCGGAATCGTCAGGCTGCGCGTCCCGGCCGGCACACCCAGCGGCCGCCGCCTGCGACTCAAGGGTCGCGGTCTGCCCGGCGATCCGCCCGGCGACCACTTCGTCCGCATCGAGATCGACGCGCCGGCCGCGGCCAGCGCCGAGCAGCGCCAGGCCTGGCAGGCGCTGGCACAGGCCTACGGCGAACCGGTCGACGCCTGA
- the rnk gene encoding nucleoside diphosphate kinase regulator, which yields MTDTLPALGGSRPPLLLGRLAHRRLVALADAAADRQPEFAQSLLVELARASLADDDLLPDDVVAVGRRIEYFDHHAGRSRCIDLVWPSEADIDLGRISVLTPIGAALIGLRVGQSIQWQVTDGSVRRLDVRKVTATGVPPVTASQASTGSP from the coding sequence ATGACCGACACCCTGCCCGCCCTGGGAGGTTCCCGCCCACCGTTGCTGCTGGGCCGACTCGCGCACCGCCGCCTGGTCGCCCTCGCCGACGCCGCCGCCGACCGCCAACCCGAGTTCGCCCAGTCCCTGCTGGTGGAACTGGCCCGTGCCAGCCTCGCGGACGACGATCTGCTGCCCGACGATGTCGTGGCGGTCGGCCGGCGGATCGAGTACTTCGACCATCACGCCGGGCGCAGCCGGTGCATCGACCTGGTCTGGCCGTCCGAGGCGGACATCGACCTGGGCCGGATTTCCGTGCTGACGCCGATCGGTGCCGCCCTGATCGGGCTGCGCGTCGGCCAGTCGATCCAGTGGCAGGTCACCGATGGCAGCGTCCGCCGCCTGGACGTGCGCAAAGTGACAGCCACCGGCGTGCCGCCCGTGACCGCCTCTCAGGCGTCGACCGGTTCGCCGTAG
- a CDS encoding oxidoreductase: MTVPEQFSAFRIHDDEAGYRAGIEQLALDQLSPGEVTVRVAWSSVNYKDALAGTGKGRILRRFPLVGGIDVAGHVAASTDPRHRDGDAVLMTGGGLSETRDGGYAQYLRLPADQVVPLPAGLDLREAMALGTAGFTAALALFRMEQNGQSPDQGPVLVTGATGGVGMLAIAILARAGYQPHALTGKFERLDTLTALGATSVLDRRTLPMGQRPLESTHWAGAIDNVGDETLAWLTRVVQPYGNVASCGLAGGAELHTTVMPFIIRGVSLLGIASAGTDYGIRREIWQRLAGTWKPTQLDRIVTQETGLDGLPAVFDRMLAGDSFGRTVVRIGEAESGTEAAI, translated from the coding sequence ATGACCGTACCCGAGCAGTTCAGCGCCTTCCGCATCCACGACGACGAAGCCGGCTACCGCGCCGGCATCGAACAACTCGCCCTCGACCAGCTCAGTCCCGGTGAGGTGACGGTCCGGGTCGCCTGGTCGTCGGTGAACTACAAGGACGCCCTGGCCGGCACCGGCAAGGGCCGGATCCTGCGCCGCTTCCCCCTGGTCGGCGGCATCGACGTCGCCGGCCACGTGGCCGCCTCGACCGACCCGCGCCACCGGGACGGCGACGCCGTGTTGATGACCGGCGGCGGGCTCTCGGAAACCCGCGACGGCGGCTACGCGCAGTACCTGCGCCTGCCCGCCGACCAGGTGGTGCCACTGCCGGCCGGCCTGGACCTGCGCGAAGCGATGGCGCTGGGCACCGCCGGGTTCACCGCCGCACTGGCGTTGTTCCGCATGGAGCAGAACGGCCAGTCCCCCGACCAGGGGCCGGTGCTGGTGACCGGCGCCACCGGCGGTGTCGGCATGCTCGCGATCGCCATCCTGGCCCGTGCCGGTTACCAGCCGCACGCCCTCACCGGCAAGTTCGAACGCCTGGATACGCTGACCGCGCTGGGCGCGACGTCGGTGCTCGACCGGCGCACCCTGCCGATGGGCCAGCGCCCCCTGGAGTCCACGCACTGGGCAGGCGCCATCGACAACGTCGGCGACGAGACCCTGGCCTGGCTGACCCGGGTGGTGCAGCCCTACGGCAATGTCGCCAGCTGCGGCCTGGCGGGCGGCGCCGAACTGCACACCACGGTGATGCCCTTCATCATCCGCGGCGTCAGCCTGCTGGGCATCGCCTCGGCGGGCACCGACTACGGCATCCGCCGGGAGATCTGGCAGCGCCTGGCCGGCACCTGGAAGCCCACGCAACTGGACCGGATCGTCACCCAGGAGACCGGGCTCGACGGGTTGCCGGCCGTGTTCGACCGGATGCTGGCTGGCGATTCGTTCGGCCGCACGGTGGTGCGGATCGGCGAGGCCGAGTCCGGGACCGAGGCCGCCATTTGA
- the lpdA gene encoding dihydrolipoyl dehydrogenase encodes MSETYDVVILGAGPAGYVAAIRAAQLGLKTACVDNFKGKDGKPALGGTCLNVGCIPSKALLDSSRQFHNLLHGFKDHGISAAKPAIDVATMVGRKDKIVKQFTGGIAQLFKANKVTPVAGTGRLLPGRRVEVTGHDGKVSELAATNVIIATGSVPFELPGIPFDGEHIVDNVGALDFSEVPARLGVIGAGVIGLELGSVWRRLGAEVVVLEAMDSFLAAADADIAKAAKREFDKLLDIRLGAKVARAEVKKKKGKAVVEVVYADKDGEHTLEFDRLLVSVGRRAATDGVLADDTGVKRDERGRIEVDGHCWTGVDGVWAVGDCVRGPMLAHKASEEGIAVAELIAGLPGHVNLDTVPWVIYTEPEVAWVGRTEKELKDAGVPYRVGTFPFAAIGRAVAMNEPHGMVKMIAHAETDRILGVHMVGPNVSELIAECVVAMEFKGSSEDLARIVHAHPTLSEAVHEAALAVDKRAIHKGN; translated from the coding sequence ATGAGCGAAACCTACGACGTCGTCATCCTCGGAGCCGGACCGGCCGGCTATGTCGCCGCGATCCGCGCCGCCCAGCTCGGCCTGAAGACCGCCTGCGTCGACAACTTCAAGGGCAAGGACGGCAAGCCGGCCCTGGGCGGCACCTGCCTCAATGTCGGCTGCATCCCGTCCAAGGCGCTGCTCGACTCCTCCCGGCAGTTCCACAACCTGCTGCATGGCTTCAAGGACCACGGCATCAGCGCCGCCAAGCCGGCGATCGACGTCGCCACGATGGTTGGCCGCAAGGACAAGATCGTCAAGCAATTCACCGGCGGCATCGCGCAGCTGTTCAAGGCCAACAAGGTCACCCCGGTGGCCGGCACCGGCCGCCTGCTGCCCGGCCGCAGGGTCGAGGTGACCGGTCACGACGGCAAGGTCAGCGAACTGGCCGCCACCAACGTCATCATCGCCACCGGCTCGGTGCCCTTCGAGCTGCCCGGCATCCCGTTCGATGGCGAGCACATCGTCGACAACGTCGGCGCCCTGGACTTCAGCGAGGTGCCGGCGCGCCTGGGCGTGATCGGCGCCGGCGTGATCGGCCTCGAGCTCGGCAGCGTGTGGCGCCGCCTGGGCGCCGAGGTGGTCGTGCTGGAAGCGATGGACAGCTTCCTGGCCGCCGCCGACGCCGACATCGCCAAGGCCGCCAAGCGCGAGTTCGACAAGCTGCTCGACATCCGGCTGGGCGCCAAGGTCGCCCGCGCCGAGGTGAAGAAGAAGAAGGGCAAGGCCGTGGTCGAGGTGGTCTATGCCGACAAGGACGGCGAGCACACCCTGGAGTTCGACCGGCTGCTGGTCAGCGTCGGCCGACGCGCCGCCACCGACGGCGTGCTGGCCGACGACACCGGCGTCAAGCGCGACGAGCGCGGCCGCATCGAGGTCGACGGCCACTGCTGGACCGGCGTCGACGGCGTCTGGGCGGTCGGCGACTGCGTGCGTGGCCCGATGCTGGCGCACAAGGCCAGCGAGGAAGGCATCGCCGTGGCCGAGCTGATCGCCGGGCTGCCCGGGCACGTCAACCTCGACACCGTGCCCTGGGTGATCTACACCGAGCCGGAGGTCGCCTGGGTCGGCCGCACCGAGAAGGAGCTCAAGGACGCCGGCGTGCCCTACCGGGTCGGCACCTTCCCGTTCGCCGCGATCGGCCGCGCGGTGGCGATGAACGAGCCGCACGGCATGGTCAAGATGATCGCCCATGCGGAGACCGACCGCATCCTGGGCGTGCACATGGTCGGCCCGAACGTCTCCGAGCTGATCGCCGAGTGCGTGGTCGCCATGGAATTCAAAGGGTCGTCGGAGGACCTGGCGCGCATCGTCCATGCCCACCCGACGCTGTCCGAGGCCGTGCACGAGGCCGCCCTGGCGGTCGACAAGCGCGCCATCCACAAGGGCAACTGA
- a CDS encoding Smr/MutS family protein, with the protein MAAAVNRRRTPVPPAPPASADDARLFREAVGHVRPLSGDVRAPVPRPPPSDEPVQFLADEARVRDELLAASPDALAMQAGEALSFLRDGHDPRLLRRLRGGQFAVQDEIDLHCVGTEMARSMVREFLAEALASHRRCVRIIHGKGLRSPQGPVIKALVDRLLRQHGDVLAFASAPAAQGGTGAVLVLLRAR; encoded by the coding sequence ATGGCCGCAGCCGTGAACCGACGCAGAACACCGGTGCCGCCCGCGCCGCCGGCTTCGGCCGACGATGCCCGACTGTTCCGCGAGGCGGTAGGCCACGTGCGTCCGCTGTCCGGAGACGTCCGGGCGCCGGTGCCGCGACCGCCGCCCAGCGACGAGCCTGTGCAGTTCCTGGCTGACGAGGCCCGGGTGCGCGACGAATTGCTCGCCGCGTCGCCCGATGCCCTGGCCATGCAGGCCGGCGAGGCCTTGTCGTTTCTTCGCGACGGCCACGACCCGCGCCTGCTGCGGCGTCTGCGTGGCGGACAGTTCGCGGTGCAGGACGAGATCGACCTGCACTGCGTCGGCACCGAGATGGCGCGCTCGATGGTGCGCGAATTCCTGGCCGAGGCGCTGGCCTCGCACCGGCGCTGCGTGCGGATCATCCACGGCAAGGGTCTGCGCTCCCCGCAGGGTCCGGTGATCAAGGCCCTGGTCGACCGCCTGCTGCGTCAGCACGGCGACGTGCTGGCGTTCGCCTCGGCACCGGCCGCCCAAGGCGGCACCGGCGCGGTGCTGGTCCTGCTGCGCGCCCGCTGA
- the surE gene encoding 5'/3'-nucleotidase SurE — MHVLISNDDGVDAPGIRILAEALGRLGRVTLVAPDRDRSGASNSLTLDQPIRVARLEEGIYRVAGTPTDCVHLALCGLLDDDPDIVVSGINNAANLGDDVIYSGTVAAAMEGRYLGLPAIAVSLCSRDHRPRHFPTAARAVALIMDRLLVDPLPADTILNVNVPDLPWDELRGFETTRLGHRHRAEPCVPMTDPRGRKVYWIGPAGPEQDAGPGTDFDAVRRGFVSITPIHVDLTRYQALDKVAGWVQSLAASAGTGVA; from the coding sequence ATGCACGTCCTGATCAGCAACGATGACGGCGTCGACGCCCCGGGCATCCGGATCCTCGCCGAAGCGCTGGGACGGCTGGGCCGCGTCACCCTCGTGGCGCCCGACCGCGACCGCTCCGGGGCAAGCAATTCGCTGACCCTCGACCAGCCGATCCGCGTCGCACGCCTGGAGGAGGGCATCTACCGGGTCGCCGGAACGCCCACCGACTGCGTGCACCTGGCGCTCTGCGGCCTGCTCGACGATGATCCCGACATCGTCGTCTCGGGCATCAACAACGCCGCCAACCTCGGTGACGACGTGATCTATTCGGGCACCGTGGCGGCCGCCATGGAGGGCCGCTACCTCGGCCTGCCGGCGATCGCCGTGTCGCTGTGCAGCCGCGACCACCGGCCCCGGCACTTCCCCACGGCGGCGCGTGCGGTCGCCCTGATCATGGATCGCCTGCTGGTCGATCCGCTGCCGGCCGACACCATCCTCAACGTCAACGTCCCGGACCTGCCCTGGGACGAACTGCGCGGCTTCGAGACCACGCGCCTGGGCCACCGCCACCGCGCCGAGCCCTGCGTGCCGATGACCGATCCGCGGGGCCGCAAGGTCTACTGGATCGGACCGGCCGGGCCGGAACAGGACGCCGGTCCGGGCACCGATTTCGACGCGGTGCGGCGCGGCTTCGTTTCGATCACGCCGATCCACGTCGACCTGACCCGGTACCAGGCCCTGGACAAGGTTGCCGGCTGGGTGCAGTCGCTGGCCGCGAGCGCCGGGACCGGCGTGGCATGA
- a CDS encoding protein-L-isoaspartate(D-aspartate) O-methyltransferase, producing MSGLTLRHPVDGAGLGLTGQRVRERLIDRLVAEGVSDARVLEAVRNVPRHLFVDEAIAGRAYEDTALPIGNGQTISQPLIVARMTEAVLAAGRPSRVLEIGTGSGYQAAVLAGLVDQVYTVERIGPLLRQARRRFRQLGLANIRTRHDDGRAGWPEESPFDAVMVTAAARRIEPAWLDQLAVDGVLVAPVGEPGAVQRLLRISRSDGQQREDDLGAVAFVPILPGVDQ from the coding sequence ATGAGCGGCCTGACCTTGCGTCATCCGGTCGACGGGGCCGGTCTTGGCCTGACCGGCCAGCGCGTCCGGGAGCGGCTGATCGACCGTCTGGTCGCCGAGGGCGTTTCCGATGCGCGCGTGCTCGAGGCGGTGCGCAATGTGCCCAGGCACCTGTTCGTCGACGAGGCGATCGCCGGACGCGCCTACGAGGACACCGCCTTGCCGATCGGCAACGGTCAGACCATCTCGCAGCCGCTGATCGTCGCCCGCATGACCGAGGCGGTGCTGGCCGCCGGCCGGCCGTCCCGCGTGCTGGAGATCGGCACGGGTTCCGGGTACCAGGCCGCGGTCCTGGCCGGTCTGGTCGATCAGGTGTACACGGTGGAGCGGATCGGGCCGCTGCTGCGCCAGGCGCGCCGGCGCTTTCGCCAGCTCGGCCTGGCCAACATCCGTACCCGTCATGACGATGGCCGCGCCGGCTGGCCGGAAGAGTCGCCGTTCGACGCCGTGATGGTGACCGCCGCGGCGCGCCGCATCGAGCCGGCCTGGCTCGACCAGCTTGCCGTCGACGGTGTCCTGGTCGCCCCGGTGGGCGAGCCGGGCGCGGTGCAACGGCTGCTGCGCATCAGTCGCAGCGACGGCCAGCAGCGCGAGGACGACCTGGGCGCGGTCGCGTTCGTGCCGATCCTGCCGGGAGTCGACCAGTGA
- a CDS encoding peptidoglycan DD-metalloendopeptidase family protein: MAAPYTIYPGQRLRLSSPGGVSAVAAIPSRPGAPPGATAPDRALEPPPGAAPPAAAAPIATAPADPDRIVPVTADTPPPRASDATPPTSAASPPAAPPPSAAAPPVASPVVAPSPSPPRASVGPPPAEATQAPVPGASANVAGIRWRWPTQGEVIKRFSDGDLARQGIHIAGRSGQAVVAAADGEVVYSGSGLRGYGELIIIKHSAEFLSAYGHNRVRLVNEGQRVQAGQPIAEMGRTGADRDKLHFEIRRNGRPVDPQQFLPRR, translated from the coding sequence CTGGCCGCGCCCTACACGATCTATCCCGGACAGCGCCTGCGTCTGTCCTCGCCGGGCGGGGTCTCCGCCGTCGCTGCGATACCCTCCCGGCCGGGGGCGCCGCCCGGCGCCACTGCGCCGGACCGGGCACTGGAGCCGCCGCCGGGCGCGGCGCCGCCCGCAGCCGCGGCGCCGATCGCCACGGCTCCGGCCGACCCGGACCGGATCGTGCCGGTGACCGCGGATACGCCGCCGCCGCGCGCGAGCGACGCCACTCCGCCGACCTCGGCGGCTTCGCCGCCTGCCGCCCCGCCACCTTCGGCGGCGGCACCCCCCGTCGCGTCGCCGGTTGTTGCGCCGTCACCGTCGCCGCCACGGGCCAGCGTCGGTCCGCCGCCGGCTGAAGCGACCCAGGCGCCGGTCCCCGGCGCAAGCGCCAATGTCGCCGGCATCCGCTGGCGCTGGCCGACCCAGGGCGAGGTCATCAAGCGCTTTTCGGATGGCGACCTGGCCCGCCAGGGCATCCACATCGCCGGCCGCAGCGGCCAGGCCGTGGTCGCGGCGGCCGATGGCGAAGTGGTGTATTCAGGGTCAGGCCTGCGCGGCTATGGCGAGCTGATCATCATCAAGCATTCGGCCGAGTTCCTGAGCGCCTACGGGCACAACCGGGTGCGCCTGGTCAACGAGGGCCAGCGGGTTCAGGCGGGCCAGCCGATCGCCGAGATGGGCCGCACCGGCGCCGACCGCGACAAATTGCATTTCGAGATCCGCCGCAACGGACGGCCGGTCGATCCGCAGCAGTTCCTGCCCAGGCGCTGA
- a CDS encoding alpha-ketoglutarate-dependent dioxygenase AlkB, producing MGASACLDACCRAAGLTLLDWPDGPFYWAPAFWTGAQADALLTALDDEPAWTRHRVRLFGREHLAPRLSAWHGEAGARYRYSGSWHEPHPWTPALIAVRDRLVEALGLPFNSVLANRYRDGGDAMGWHRDDEPELGGRPVIASASFGAPRRFALRHDSGRREALALGHGSLLVMAGDSQSRWRHALPRTARPVGGRINLTFRQVRNAALPPVPPPGR from the coding sequence ATGGGTGCGTCGGCCTGCCTGGACGCGTGCTGCCGGGCGGCCGGCCTGACCCTGCTGGACTGGCCGGACGGGCCGTTCTACTGGGCACCGGCGTTCTGGACCGGCGCGCAGGCGGACGCCCTGCTGACGGCGCTGGACGACGAGCCGGCCTGGACGCGGCATCGCGTCCGGCTGTTCGGCAGGGAGCACCTCGCGCCGCGCCTGTCCGCCTGGCACGGCGAGGCGGGAGCCCGGTATCGCTACTCGGGCAGCTGGCACGAACCCCATCCCTGGACGCCAGCCCTCATCGCAGTCCGCGACCGCCTCGTCGAGGCGCTCGGCCTGCCTTTCAATTCCGTGCTTGCGAACCGCTACCGGGACGGAGGCGACGCCATGGGCTGGCACCGCGACGACGAGCCCGAGCTGGGTGGCCGGCCGGTGATCGCCTCGGCCAGCTTCGGCGCGCCCCGCCGCTTCGCGCTGCGTCATGACAGCGGGCGCCGCGAGGCACTGGCACTGGGTCATGGCAGCCTGCTGGTGATGGCCGGCGACAGCCAGTCGCGCTGGCGCCACGCCTTGCCCCGGACCGCGCGACCGGTTGGGGGACGCATCAACCTGACCTTCCGGCAGGTGCGCAACGCCGCGCTGCCGCCCGTGCCGCCGCCGGGCCGGTAG
- the queF gene encoding NADPH-dependent 7-cyano-7-deazaguanine reductase QueF (Catalyzes the NADPH-dependent reduction of 7-cyano-7-deazaguanine (preQ0) to 7-aminomethyl-7-deazaguanine (preQ1) in queuosine biosynthesis): MSRPEHSSLGLPVDYPTRVDAGLLFPIERERQRRELFAESQPLPFHGADLWTAWELSWLDRRGRPRVAVARIEVPAGSPAICESKSLKLYLNGYAHERFDDADEVRVRIETDLIAVCGAPVRVELVVGDAIESLQVAALPGRSLDGLEIDIAPAVGPDADLLGVLQGVAEVDDALVTRLFRSRCPVTGQPDWADVLVAWRGAAMDPAGLLRYLVSFREHQGFHEQCVERIFRDVLARCRPVALTVLACFTRRGGIDIAPWRSNDPRHLRLPFARCPRA, encoded by the coding sequence ATGTCCCGACCCGAACACTCAAGCCTGGGCCTGCCGGTCGACTATCCCACCCGGGTCGACGCCGGCCTGCTGTTTCCGATCGAACGCGAGCGGCAGCGTCGCGAACTGTTCGCCGAGTCGCAGCCCCTGCCGTTCCACGGCGCCGACCTGTGGACCGCCTGGGAGCTGTCCTGGCTGGACCGCCGCGGCAGGCCCCGGGTGGCGGTGGCCCGGATCGAGGTGCCGGCCGGATCGCCGGCGATCTGCGAATCCAAGTCGCTGAAGCTCTATCTCAACGGCTATGCCCACGAGCGCTTCGACGACGCCGACGAGGTGCGCGTGCGCATCGAGACCGATCTGATCGCCGTCTGCGGCGCGCCGGTGCGGGTCGAACTGGTGGTTGGCGATGCCATCGAGTCCCTTCAGGTGGCGGCGCTCCCGGGACGTTCGCTGGATGGCCTGGAGATCGACATTGCGCCCGCCGTTGGACCGGATGCCGACCTGCTTGGGGTGTTGCAGGGGGTCGCCGAGGTCGACGACGCCCTGGTCACCCGTCTGTTCCGCTCGCGATGCCCGGTCACTGGGCAGCCCGACTGGGCCGATGTCCTGGTCGCCTGGCGGGGGGCTGCGATGGACCCGGCCGGCCTGCTGCGCTACCTGGTCTCGTTTCGCGAGCACCAGGGCTTCCACGAGCAGTGTGTGGAGCGCATCTTCCGCGATGTCCTGGCCCGCTGCCGCCCGGTCGCGCTGACCGTGCTGGCCTGCTTCACGCGGCGTGGTGGCATCGACATCGCCCCCTGGCGCAGCAACGATCCGCGCCACCTGCGCCTGCCGTTCGCGCGCTGCCCGCGCGCCTGA
- a CDS encoding membrane integrity-associated transporter subunit PqiC, protein MKARTLPLLATVLLLAGCTALTGPRKDFTLYALDPPMARGEGTARDWQLLVEEPHVGELLDGFRLVVAPGGNELQVYQGARWTERTPAMLQGLWIRAFEADGRLPGAARAGTGVRADLILASDLTRFQASYRGGMPTVEIELHVRLVDPRDRRIRGRQVFRAEAAAADNEIPAVVAAFEQGMAELNPQLVAWVLGAGDAALAARGSD, encoded by the coding sequence ATGAAGGCACGTACCCTGCCCCTGCTTGCCACCGTCCTGCTGCTGGCCGGCTGCACCGCCCTGACCGGGCCACGCAAGGATTTCACCCTGTACGCCCTGGACCCGCCGATGGCGCGCGGCGAGGGTACCGCCCGCGACTGGCAGCTGCTGGTCGAGGAGCCGCATGTCGGCGAACTGCTGGACGGCTTCCGGCTGGTCGTGGCGCCCGGCGGCAACGAGCTGCAGGTCTACCAGGGCGCCCGCTGGACGGAACGCACGCCGGCGATGCTGCAGGGCCTGTGGATCCGCGCCTTCGAGGCCGACGGCCGCCTGCCCGGGGCGGCGCGTGCCGGCACCGGCGTGCGCGCCGACCTGATCCTGGCCTCCGACCTGACCCGGTTCCAGGCCAGCTATCGCGGCGGCATGCCGACCGTCGAGATCGAGCTGCACGTCCGCCTGGTCGATCCGCGCGACCGCCGAATCCGAGGCCGCCAGGTGTTCCGCGCCGAAGCCGCTGCCGCCGACAACGAAATCCCTGCCGTGGTCGCGGCGTTCGAACAGGGGATGGCCGAACTCAACCCCCAACTGGTCGCCTGGGTGCTGGGCGCCGGCGACGCGGCGCTGGCGGCACGCGGCAGCGACTGA
- a CDS encoding MCE family protein, giving the protein METRAKHVAVGAFVILLSAAMLMSVLWAGKLSLEREYDHYDVYFREAVTGLSKGSPVQYSGIQVGDVTALRLSRVDPGRVIARIRIAGGTPVKEDTQAKLGYLGLTGVAFIQLSGGSAEAPRLLPRDGREVAVIRAQPSDLARLFESGADIVVTVNDVLERVAAILSDENAERLATAIADFGRITAAVGAETDSIQGILRDGARASQELTSTLEGIRATVARLESTVGTADRLLSEDVSEAMAALRQASQDIQGILGDNRGAIDQFAQEGLVELGQVLTELRTLLISVQSLSRRLESDPSGFLLGRDQPREYRPR; this is encoded by the coding sequence ATGGAAACCAGAGCCAAGCACGTCGCCGTCGGCGCCTTCGTGATCCTGCTGTCCGCTGCGATGCTGATGTCGGTGCTGTGGGCCGGCAAGCTGAGCCTGGAACGGGAGTACGACCATTACGACGTGTACTTCAGGGAGGCGGTGACCGGCCTTTCCAAGGGCAGCCCGGTCCAGTACAGCGGCATCCAGGTGGGCGACGTCACTGCCCTGCGCCTGAGCCGGGTCGACCCGGGCCGGGTGATCGCCCGCATCCGGATCGCCGGCGGGACGCCGGTCAAGGAGGACACCCAGGCCAAGCTGGGCTACCTCGGCCTGACCGGTGTGGCCTTCATCCAGCTTTCCGGCGGCAGCGCCGAGGCGCCCCGGCTGCTGCCGCGTGACGGCCGCGAGGTGGCGGTGATCCGGGCCCAGCCGTCCGACCTTGCACGGCTGTTCGAATCCGGCGCCGACATCGTCGTTACCGTCAACGACGTGCTCGAGCGGGTCGCCGCCATCCTCAGCGACGAGAACGCGGAGCGTCTGGCGACGGCGATCGCGGACTTCGGCCGCATCACCGCCGCCGTCGGTGCCGAGACCGATTCGATCCAGGGCATCCTGCGCGACGGCGCCCGCGCAAGCCAGGAGCTCACCAGCACCCTGGAAGGCATCCGCGCGACGGTCGCCCGCCTGGAATCGACGGTCGGTACCGCAGACCGCCTGCTCAGCGAGGACGTCAGCGAGGCGATGGCGGCGCTGCGCCAGGCCAGCCAGGACATCCAGGGCATCCTCGGCGACAACCGCGGCGCGATCGACCAGTTCGCCCAGGAGGGCCTGGTCGAGCTCGGCCAGGTGCTCACCGAACTGCGCACCCTGCTGATCAGCGTGCAGTCGTTGAGCCGGCGCCTCGAATCCGATCCGTCCGGCTTCCTGCTTGGACGCGACCAGCCCCGGGAGTACCGACCGCGATGA